The Sporichthyaceae bacterium DNA window TTCGTGCCGATCCTGGGCGCATTCGTCACCGGCACGGTGGCCGTGCTGGTGGCGTTGGTGGCCAACGGGGTGGTCTCGGCGCTAGTGGTGCTCGGTCTGCTACTCGCCGTCATGCAGCTCGAGGGCCACGTGCTGCAGCCACTGCTGCTCGGCCGCGCGGTCCGGCTGCACCCGTTGGCCGTGGTGCTCGGCATCGGCGTCGGGCTGACGCTGGCGGGTATCCCCGGTGCGCTGCTCGCGGTGCCGTTGCTGGCGGTGTTGAACGCCGGCGTGCGTTCGCTGCTGTCCGACGCCGACGCCGACGTGGACCCGGTGGAGATCGACCCGAACGAACCGGCGGAGGCCGAACCGGCCGGCTCCGAGGAGAACCAGTCAGGACTGCTGAGCCGGCTGCTGCGCCACTGACGCGTGTTCCTCGGCGGCCACCAGCGGCAGCGTCACGGAAAACGCGGTGTGCCCCGGTCGGCTGTCCACGCCGACCGTGCCGGAGTGCGCGGCAACCACTGCGGCCACGATCGCCAGGCCCAACCCGGTGCTGCCCGCGGCGCGGGACCGCGAGGAGTCACCGCGCGCGAAGCGCTCAAAGACCTCCGGCAGCAGCGCGGGCGGGATGCCCGGGCCGTTGTCCAACACGGTCATCACCGCCCGGCCGTCGACGGCGCTCAGCGACACGGTCACCTCGGTGCCGGGCGGCGTGTGCGTGCGCGCGTTCGCCAACAGGTTCACCGCCACCTGGGCCAACCGGGCCGGCTCACCGAGCACCACCACCGGGTCGTCGGGCAGGTCCAGCGTCCAGATGTGCGACGGGCCCGAGGCGTGCGCGTCGCTGAGCGCCCCGACCAAGAGAATCGACAGGTCCACCGGCTCGGCGATCACCGGCCGCCCGGCGTCCAGACTGGCCAGCAGCAGCAGATCCTCGACCAGACCGGTCATCCGTACCGCCTGCGACTCGACCCGGGACATCGCGTGGGCCACGTCCTCGGGCACCGGTTCGGTGCTGCGTCGGGACAGTTCGGCGTAGCCACGGATCGCGGCCAGCGGCGTGCGCAACTCGTGGCTGGCGTCGGCCACGAACTGCCGGACGCGGGTCTCGCTGGCCTGACGGGCACTCAGCGCCCCGGCCACGTGACCCAACATCGCGTTCAGCGCGGCGCCCACCTGGCCGACCTCGGTGCGCGGATCGGTGTCGGCCTCCGGCACCCGCACGGCCAGTGCCACCTCACCGCGATCCAGCGGCATCGTGGAGACCTGCCGCGCGGTGGACGCGACGCGGTGCAACGGACGCAGGGTGAGTCGCATCACCGCGGTGCCCGCCGCGCCGGCCACCATCAAGCCGCCCAACGCCACCGCACTGATCACCGCGAACAGCCGGAACGTGGCGTCCTCCACGCCCTTCTGCGGCAGGCCGGTGACCACCAGCGTGCCCGGAGCCACCCAGCTGGCGTGCAACCGGTATCGGCCCAGGGTGCTGCCGAGATCGCGGGTGTGGTTGTGGGTGTCCGCGGGCACCGTGGTCAGCATGTTGGCCTTGCCGGTGATGCTGCCGGCGTCGCCGACGGTGGTGAGGATCAACGGGCTGCCGGCCAATTGGCCGTTCTGCACCCGAGCGATGACCGTGCCCTCGTCCTGGGCCAGGCCGAAGCCCTGCGCCAGCGGCTGGTTGTGGGCGGTGCGTTCCGCCGCGGTGGCCACCTTCTCGTCCAGCTGGCCCATCAGGTAGCTGTGCAGCGCGAACACGCTGACCACGCCGATCACCATGCTGACGATCGCCAACATGGTGACCAGCACACCGATCAGCCGGGCGCGCAGGCTCCACCGGCCCGGGCCCCAGCTGTTCCAGCTGTGCAGCAGCCGGCGCTGCACCGGCACCCGCACCCGGGCCGCCACCTGCGTCGCCCGACCGCGGGTGGCATGCAGAGTCCGGGAGAGCGTCACCGGTCGGCGGGCTTGATCAAATAGCCCGCGCCGCGCAATGTGTGGATCATCGGCTCGCGACCCGCGTCGATCTTCTTGCGCAGGTAGGAGATGTAGAGCTCGACCACGTTCGCCTGACCACCGAAGTCGTAGTTCCACACCCGGTCCAGGATCTGCGCCTTGGACAGCACCCGGCGCGGATTGCGCATCAGATAGCGCAGCAGTTCGTACTCGGTCGCGGTCAGATTGATCTCGGTGCCGGCCCGGCGCACCTCGTGGCTGTCCTCGTCCAGCGTGAGGTCACCGACCACCAGCAACGCGTCGGACGGTGCACTGGTCGCGCGGGTGCGCCGGATCAGGCCGCGCAGTCGGGCGACGACCTCCTCCAGGCTGAACGGCTTGGTCACGTAGTCGTCGCCGCCCGCGGTCAGCCCCGCGATGCGATCGGCCACGTCGTCCTTGGCGGTGAGGAACAGCACCGGGATGTCCGCGGTGTCCGCGCGCAGCCGACGCAGCAACTCCAACCCGTCGATATCGGGCAACATGATGTCCAGTACCACCGCGTCCGGACGGAACTCGCGTGCGGTGCGCAGGGCCTCCGCGCCGTCGCCGGCGGTCTTGATCTGCCAGCCCTCGTACCGCAGCGCCATCGACAGCAGGTCGGTGAGGCTGGGTTCGTCGTCGACGACGAGCACACGGACGGGCGACCCGTCCGCGCGGCGCAGTTGCCCGCGCTCGGGCGAG harbors:
- a CDS encoding HAMP domain-containing sensor histidine kinase; protein product: MTLSRTLHATRGRATQVAARVRVPVQRRLLHSWNSWGPGRWSLRARLIGVLVTMLAIVSMVIGVVSVFALHSYLMGQLDEKVATAAERTAHNQPLAQGFGLAQDEGTVIARVQNGQLAGSPLILTTVGDAGSITGKANMLTTVPADTHNHTRDLGSTLGRYRLHASWVAPGTLVVTGLPQKGVEDATFRLFAVISAVALGGLMVAGAAGTAVMRLTLRPLHRVASTARQVSTMPLDRGEVALAVRVPEADTDPRTEVGQVGAALNAMLGHVAGALSARQASETRVRQFVADASHELRTPLAAIRGYAELSRRSTEPVPEDVAHAMSRVESQAVRMTGLVEDLLLLASLDAGRPVIAEPVDLSILLVGALSDAHASGPSHIWTLDLPDDPVVVLGEPARLAQVAVNLLANARTHTPPGTEVTVSLSAVDGRAVMTVLDNGPGIPPALLPEVFERFARGDSSRSRAAGSTGLGLAIVAAVVAAHSGTVGVDSRPGHTAFSVTLPLVAAEEHASVAQQPAQQS
- a CDS encoding response regulator transcription factor, with the protein product MTTVSQMGADRTSPERGQLRRADGSPVRVLVVDDEPSLTDLLSMALRYEGWQIKTAGDGAEALRTAREFRPDAVVLDIMLPDIDGLELLRRLRADTADIPVLFLTAKDDVADRIAGLTAGGDDYVTKPFSLEEVVARLRGLIRRTRATSAPSDALLVVGDLTLDEDSHEVRRAGTEINLTATEYELLRYLMRNPRRVLSKAQILDRVWNYDFGGQANVVELYISYLRKKIDAGREPMIHTLRGAGYLIKPADR